Below is a genomic region from Dyella terrae.
CGCGTTGCAGATGCCTGTGCGTGGACCTGACGGCAAGCTTGCCTTTGCCTCGGCGCTGGTCCAGCACAACAAGGACACGCACGCCGATTACCTGCCCCTGACGCAGGCCAACATCGTACGCCAGGCCTTCAAGTTCCTGGGCGAACGCTACGGCTGGGGTCACGACTACGACGGCCGCGACTGCAGTGGATTCGTGTCGGACGTCTACAAGAGCATGGGCGTCGTCATGCCGCGCAATACCAGCGCGCAGGCGGTGAGTCCGGCCCTGCAGCACCAGTTGTTCAATGACAAGAGCGACAAGGCTACGCGTCAGAAGGCCGTGGAGGAACTCCAGCCGGGCGACCTGATCTACATCCCCGGCCACGTGATGATGATGATCGGTCGAATCGACGGGGAGCCTTACGTCATCCACGACACCGGCGGCATGAGTTACCGCGATAGCGAGGGCAAGATGCACCGCGTCAAGCTCAATGCCGTTTCGGTCACGCCGCTTCGCCCTTTGCTGTTCAACGACCATCAGACTTACATCGACCGCATGACCAGCATCGTGCGCATTCGCTGAAAGCCGCACTTCGCCTCATCGACCAGACACCCAGAAAGACGGATCTCATGAAAATCACCGATATCCAGTTCGGCATGTTGCGCGTACCGCTGAAGACGCCGTTCAAGACGGCGCTGCGCACGGTGAGCAAGGTCGAAGACATCATCGTGATGGTGCATACGGACACCGGGAACATCGGTTACGGCGAAGCGCCCGCGACCGCGGTCATCACGGGCGATACGCACGGCTCCATTGTCGATGCCATTCGCCATTACATCTCGCCGCGCCTGATCGGCCAGGACATCTCTAACCTCAACCGCATCACGCAGTTGATCCAGAGTTCGATGGAGAAGAACACCAGCGCCAAGGCGGCGGTGGAGATCGCCATCTACGACCTGTGGGGCCAGCTCTACAACGCGCCGCTGTACAAGCTGCTCGGCGGTGGCGACCCGGTGATCACCACCGACATCACCATCAGCGTCGATTACATCGACAAGATGGTGGCCGATTCGGTGAGTGCCGTAGAGCGCGGCTTCGAGTCGCTCAAGATCAAGGTGGGCAAGGACATCGGCGTCGATATCGAACGGGTGAAGGCGATCTATGCCGCCGTTGAAGATCGCGCGCTGCTGCGCCTCGATGCCAATCAGGGCTGGACCGCCAAGCAAGCCGTGTATGCCTTGCAGACGCTCGAAGACGCGGGCGTGCGCCTGGAGCTGGTCGAGCAGCCGGTGAAGGCGCGCGACCTCGAAGGCATGCGTTATGTGACTGAGCGCGTGCATACGCCGGTGATGGCCGACGAGAGCGTGTTCGGGCCGATGGAAGTGATTGACCTGATCCGCATGCGCGCGGCGGACATCATCAACATCAAGCTCATGAAAACCGGTGGCATCTCCAATGCCATCCGCATCGCCGATATCGCCTCGATGTACGGCATCGAGTGCATGATCGGCTGCATGCTGGAGTCGAGCATCAGCGTATCGGCGGCGGTGCACGTCGCCGTGGCCAAGGCCAATGTGATCACCAAGATTGACCTCGATGGTCCTTCGCTTTGCCAGTTCAATCCCATCGACGGCGGCGTGATCTTCAATGAATCGGAAATCACCATCACGGATGCGCCAGGCCTGGGCGTGCGTGAAATCCGCGATCTCGAGCGCATCTGATCATGACGGCACTGGTCAAGATCCGTTCCGAACGCGACCAGATGTCCGCGGTGGAGCGGCGCATCGCCGACTTCATCCTGGAGAATGCCCAGCTGCTGCGCGACTACTCGTCGCAGCAGCTGGCCAATGCGCTGGGCATCAGCCAGTCCAGCGTGGTGAAGTTCACGCAGAAGCTCGGTTTCAAGGGCTATCCCGACCTGAAGTACGCCGTCGGCGAAGCTATGGCACGTGCCGACAATGGCGATGCGGCCGTGGTCGTGGCGCAGCACGACGGGGATGCCACTGAAAGTGGCAGCGGCCTGTGGCGACGCAAGTCCGAAGCGGAGGAGGCGACGCGATTGATCAATCCGTCGGAGACGCTGGATGCCGCGACGCATGCGATTGCCGCCGCAGGCAAGGTTTTCGTCGTGGGGCTTGGCGAGGACGATATTCCCGCGCGCGCTTTCACTTTCAAGTTGTCGATGCTGGGCATGCTCGTCCTGCACAGTTTCGACATGGCACGCATGACGGCCAGCGTTTCCGGGGCCGAATCGGGCGATGTGCTGGTGGTGTTCTCCGAGCACGGGAATCATCCGGCCCTGTGCAAGATCGCGCGGCAGTTTCGCGACCGCCGCGGCCGTGTGGTGACGGTCACCCGCCATACGTCCAATCCCGTGCGCGCTCTGGCCGATATCGCACTGCTGGTGTCCGCGCACGACGAGCGCGAGTACATCCAGTCGCTGGTTTATCAGTCGGCCCTGCAGCATCTGCTGGACGGCATCTTCATCCATCTGTGCGAGAACGACGAGAAGCGCCATGCCGCGCTGATGGCCAATCTCGAACGCATCCAGTTGCTGCACGAACCTTGAGTCCACCATGTCCCAGCCGCCGCGCTCCACGTTTCGTAGTGTCCTGACCTGGTTGTGCGTAAGCGGCATCCTGCTTGCCGCCGCCTGCGCCCAGTCCGCCACGCCGGTTCCCGAAGCCGCCGCCTGGCATCACGCGGGGCAGGTGATCGTGGTGACGACGCCGGACTGGAATGCCGACCATGGCACGATGCGCACCTTCGAGCGGCGCAGCGGACGATGGGTGGCCACCGCCGACGCCGTGCCGGTGATGGTGGGTCGCGCCGGTTCGGCATGGGGGCTGGGTTTGCAGCCTGTGCAAAAGGATGGGCCGCAGAAAAAGGAAGGCGATGGTCGTGCGACGGCGGGCGTCTTTCACATTGGCGACGCATTCGGATA
It encodes:
- a CDS encoding dipeptide epimerase — translated: MKITDIQFGMLRVPLKTPFKTALRTVSKVEDIIVMVHTDTGNIGYGEAPATAVITGDTHGSIVDAIRHYISPRLIGQDISNLNRITQLIQSSMEKNTSAKAAVEIAIYDLWGQLYNAPLYKLLGGGDPVITTDITISVDYIDKMVADSVSAVERGFESLKIKVGKDIGVDIERVKAIYAAVEDRALLRLDANQGWTAKQAVYALQTLEDAGVRLELVEQPVKARDLEGMRYVTERVHTPVMADESVFGPMEVIDLIRMRAADIINIKLMKTGGISNAIRIADIASMYGIECMIGCMLESSISVSAAVHVAVAKANVITKIDLDGPSLCQFNPIDGGVIFNESEITITDAPGLGVREIRDLERI
- a CDS encoding MurR/RpiR family transcriptional regulator, whose translation is MTALVKIRSERDQMSAVERRIADFILENAQLLRDYSSQQLANALGISQSSVVKFTQKLGFKGYPDLKYAVGEAMARADNGDAAVVVAQHDGDATESGSGLWRRKSEAEEATRLINPSETLDAATHAIAAAGKVFVVGLGEDDIPARAFTFKLSMLGMLVLHSFDMARMTASVSGAESGDVLVVFSEHGNHPALCKIARQFRDRRGRVVTVTRHTSNPVRALADIALLVSAHDEREYIQSLVYQSALQHLLDGIFIHLCENDEKRHAALMANLERIQLLHEP